The nucleotide sequence AGTAGGAAAGATGGCTTCCTCAAGAGGGATATAATGGATGATAATATGAATGATTATCTGTTCCCTGTAGGCTCAGGTTACCTTTACCGTCCTCTGTATCTAAGCCCACTTAGAGGAGCAGAGGCTGGCCTAAAAACTTTCTCTGTCAGAATGGTTCAGAAAAACCCTGATTATGACAATTATTTGACGACGGTAAGGTCTCCAACAGTTTCGGGCATCAATACAGACTTTTACCATATCATAAGAAAAGACGACCAAGTTGAACAGGATCCTGAGAATGCAGATAACTACAATGATCTTCCTGTAAACCTTAAGCTACTTTTTAGCCGGAGATCTGACGGTACCTTCCAATCTGTTGCACATTGGAAAAACGAGCCGGAAGAAATGCTTACCTCCTTCCCAGTTAATGGTGAAATGTTGAGGTTGTATCCTGTAAACGCTCAAGGAAACAGTATTAGACTTGATGACCCATCTGGCAAATATGCTTACTGGAAGAATGTCCTTGATTATGACCTGGCACAAGTTTTCTTTGAGAGCAATTCAAATTATGCGGACAGGATCCTTGATCGGGTCATTGTGCAGAATTACAAGAATTTTGATACAGAGGTATTTGCTTTGGGTAAAGCTGGCTTTGTCATGCAAACCAATAGTTTTGGGGATCCTGCTGGATCTGACAATGCTGTAGGGTTTTCGATGAGTGGAGATCAGTTTAATACCGCGCAGTCTGAAGGCGACTTTACTGCAGGCTCACCTGTATTTGAAACTGGTGCGGAATCAGGTGACGATGATGGAGTAAATGCTGGGCATACTGTAACACCGATGTTATTGGCTGGTGAACACATTATGGAAATACATGGAAACTTCAATAACATACCTGGTAGAATTAGAATAGTGACCAATGATCAAGGACAAGTCGTGAGAAACAATGACCAATACAGGATCTACTTTATTGATCAGGACGACCAAGAACATTTGTTAAGTCCTGAACTGTATGATGTATACTTTAACGATCGCCTTATATCATGGCATTCTTCTGGTAGTGCCCGTGAACCTGTCTCATGTTCAGGCATAAAAATTCAGCTCAATGAGCAATATCCTTTTATGTTGTTCCATGATACTGACCAATTTATAGTAAATGGCATCTCAGGAGAGCTTATAGACTACTTGAAAATTAGTGCCTCAGACCAACACGATGCACCTGTATATATGAAAACAGGTACTGAAGTTATTTCTTCTCCTTTCGACGGAAAACAGAATGGAATTGACCTGCCGGAAGGTGTCTATTTCTTCCAACTCAAAGTCGGAGAGGAGTATTTGAATGGACAATTTATTATATCAAGATAGATGAAAATTATCTCTTATGCTTCTTTGTGCTTAGCTGTAATAGCATTAGCACTTGTTTTAGTACAACAGTTCTCCAAGCCCAAAATTGGCTTTGTTAGGAGTCATGATTTATTGGAAAATTATGCTGGTACCCAAGATGCTTACCGTCTTCTCGATGAGTTTCAGGCATCGGGGAGTAAAGGACTTGATTCTTTGCAAGCTTCTTTGAGTATTGAAGTGGAAAATTATAAACGCGATTCTATTCATTACTCTACACAAGAAAAAATCAGTAAGCGTGAAAAGATTCGTAGCCTCCAGTATGCTTTATATCAAAAGCAAAAATCTGCGGAAGAAGAATATGAAAAAAGAGATCAGCAGCTTTCGCTTGGTATACTTAATAGTGTCAGTGACTTTGTTTCAGAATATGGAGAAGCAAATGGGTATGATATAATATTCAGCACCAGTGAAGGGGGAGCAGTTCTTTATGGAAATGATATGTTCGACCTGACCGAACCAGTGCTAAGGGCTTTAAATAAAAAATACTCCGATGAATAAGTTGTTGATGTTTGTCCTTTTCCTTGGCTGTTTCTCTTGTAAGAAATCTTTTAATTCTGAGTCTGAGTTTTACAGGTGGTTAAATGAAGGAGGCAATGGCTTTGTGGTCAGTAAAGAGGCTGGGGTATTGAAAATGGAAATGAAATACCTGCCCCCAGAATATTTAGTTTTCAAGGAGTTTGGCAGTATTCAAGACTTGCCTTCCGAGCGCAAAGACAGCTTACTCGGGCTGTATAACAATTCACTGAGCTTTTTATTGAAAATTGGCTATAAAGACCCTGAACATGGCGATTTGCTGAAGAACGCAGTGGAAAATTATGCTGAATATTCAGAAATGTTGATGGAGCTTAATTTCCAGCTTAATGATTATTTCAGTTTGCATTTTGATGGTCAAAAGACCTCTCCTGTACTCGCCAAAATGGAAGACAGTTATGGGCTGCAGCCCCATCGTACTATTTATCTCGTATTTCCTAAACCAGAAAAAAGTCTTTCTGACGATATGAAAATAGTTTTTACTGACTATCTGTTTAGCACAGGCATTACCAAATTTAGTTTTGACCATAATAAGATTTCTGATATACCTGAATTTCATTTTTAACAGTTTATGTTCCGTTTTACCAGATTCAATAGAGCTTTAGCAGTTTTCCTGCTTTTAAATTTACTAGTGGAGATTTTTGCCCCTGCTGTGGCCCTGGCGCTTACAGGAGGACCTGAGTCTCCTGAGTTTTCCAGTTTCGAACCTGTGAGTACTACCGATATGGTGGACGATTTTTCAGGTGATTTTACTTATAATATCCCTGTTGTCAATGTGCCTGGTCCTGAAGGTAGTGGCTATGCGCTATCTCTTAGCTACCATAGTGGTGTCAATCCGGAAGAGGAAGCATCTTGGGTTGGTTATGGATGGACATTGAACCCGGGAGCTATTAACCGATCTAAGCGTGGATATGCAGATGAGTTTGATGGACACCCTGTAACTCAATACAATAAAACCAGACCTTCCTGGACCTCTTCATCATCCGCTATGTTAGGGTTGGAGATCAAATCTCTGAGTTCTGACAAAGTGGAAAAGATGAGTGAACAAAAGAAGGTTTTAGCACAAGCTGTTAAACCTGATTCATCTAGTGATGCTGGCCCAATGAGGTTTAACCTGTCTAAGTCGGTTCGCTTTAATAATTACAGGGGCTTTTCGAAAGCTTTTAGTTTCGGTGCCAGTTTTAGTGGGGTAGGTTTGGGCATGTCCATGAGTGGAGGGGTTGCTACTTTTAATCCGACCATAGACCCTTTTGCCATGTTTGGTAACAAAATTAAAAAAGCGGCTGATGTTGAAAAAGGAAAAAAGAAATTAGGGAATAAAATTGCTTCTGTAGTCATGGCACTTAAAAAAATGGATTTAGGGAAATCATCCATCAAAAGCAAGGGTAGCTTTTTTAATTATGGTGGCGCTGATTTTGTCGGAGGACCTTCTGGGACTTTTAGCCTTAGTTCTTACAGAGGCGTTTCTATGAAGAAAACCATGTCCTTGCAGTTGGATTTTTTTACTAATCTTGGTATAGAGGTAGGGCATACTGGAAACTTTTCTATCCAATTCCCAAGAAAAAGGACTGAGGTGGCTGCTTATGGATACCGCAACCCGTACCAAAAAGAAGTTACAGGAAAGTTTAGAAAAACTGGACAGGGAAGGGGGGACATAGACTCTTTTCACGATTTTTCTGGCTATGATTACATGGTGGAGAAAGGTACAAATGTGAATAAAAGGGACAGATATTTACCAATCCCTTTTTCTACGCCTGATATTTTCATGGTTACTGGAGAGAAATTGGGTGGTAGCTTTAAGCTATGTAGGCAGGATGTAGGTCATGTATATCCTTTTAGTGTGTATAATAGAGAAGGGGTCAGGGCATTTGGTCTAGAGGGTAATGTTGGCTGGAACAATGCTGGCGTGGGACTGGAGGTCAATCCTGGACACCAAAAAATCATTATGGGTGACTGGGATCGTGTGGGAAGATTTGCTTCAAGTGGAGCCGCTGGTGCTGATGAATTTTATCCTCAACGTTATCAGTACGGTGGTGCTGATAAGGCTTACTTTAGGTTTTTGAATGACAAAAGTGGTGAAGTGAGCTATACTTCTGATGACCACGAGGCCTCTGCTTCATTAGAGTCTTATTTAGACAGGCAGATTCCTGGAAGAAGGGAGTTCTATCCTGGTTTGACCGGCTTTAACTTTTCTTCTGGCAACAACGATTTTGAGAAGGCTTCTTCTAGCTCTTATATAAAAGAAGTTAGTTATGCTGATTATTCAAATGGAAATGCCTTGGAAGAATCGTCGGTAAGAAACTTCTTTTCTAGTGACGAACCTGATATGAGGTTAAACAACTCTGTCGCCCAGTTCAGTATCAAGGATGGGAGTGGCAACTCCAAAATATTTGGGCTGCCGGTTTATACCAAAGATGAATTGAGCCTTAGTTTAATGGAGGTTAACAAGGATAATGCTGAAATTGAAGACAACTATTTAGCATACCCTCATGAGCCGTTGAAGGTGGTTGACCATTGGAAGGGAAAAGATCATGTATTGGAAAATGATTTTGTGACCGGCCAGTATACCCCTTGGCCTGTAGCTGGAACCTTCCTGCTAACTGAAATTCATACACCAAATTATGTGGATGTGAACAATAATAAAAAAGCCGATGAGGGTGACTTTGGTGGGTGGACAAGGTTCAATTACCGCCAGTGGGAACGTGGTAACGACGACGAATCGAATTGGTACCGGTATCGTGCACCTTATAACGGGCTTTTTTATAATAAAGGTAGCCTTATTAACAGATATGATGACGCAGCCAATGTTAACACGGGGCTAAAACAGGTCTTTTATTTAAAAACTGTAGAAACCAAAACCCATGTTGCTTTTTTTGTGACCAATACCAGCGACTATGACGACTTTAGTGATGCACTGGAAAACTACAGTGTTCCTGATAAAATGCAGACGCTCTTAAAAGGCTCGTACACTCGTTCTGGCAGTGAGGCGGATAAGAGAAAAGATGGGTATGGCGCTTTAAAATTCATAGAGCAGGACGGGGTACTTGTGGATCCTGCTGCCAATAAAAATGAAAACAGTGAGGAGGTAATAGATAAAGAACAGCACCTTGAAAAGCTGGAAAAAATAGTTCTATTTTCTAAAGATGACTTTACCAAACCGCTTCAGGTAACAAACTTTGAATATGATTATAGCTTATGTCAGGGAGCTACCAATGCGGTTGATGGTTCTGGCAAGCTTACTTTAAAAAAGGTCTGGTTTGAGAATGAAGGGGTGTTTAAGAGTAGGATAGCGCCTTATCAGTTTGAATACGAATACCCTAAAGGCTATAAAGAAGAAATCGATAATCGGTATCCCGCTATTAAGTCGTTTCTAGATGTGCTTCCTGCTGCGGAGGTATATGCAAACCCAGATTATGACCCGCGCCTCATGGATAGTTGGGGGTTTTATCAGGAGCATAAGGAAGCAAAGGAAAGGGCGGATAGGTTACAAGATTGGGTTTATCAGGGATACAATGAGAATTTCGATCCTGCAGCTTGGAACCTGAAGGTGATAAAGCTGCCTTCTGGCGGCGAAATCCATGTACAGTATGAGCAAAAAGACTATCTCTATGTACAAGACAAACAGGCTATGGGCTTGGTAAGCCTTAAAGGTAATTCTGTGGACGACTACGATTCGGACAATACTAAGTACTATCTTAATTTGTCCGACTTTGGAATGGAAAATGCTACTCAGGAGCAACTGGTGTTATATGCATTAAAGTTACAGAGTTTTTATTCTTCTGCGGATGGCCCTAAAAACTTCATGTTTTTTAATTTCTTATATGATTTAGTGGGAGAGTCTCCTTCTCTGGATGATAAAGGTTCTGAATATATTTCTGGATATGCTACAGTCGCCAGAACAGGTGTCGATGAACATGGTATTTGGATACGGCTAGGAGATATTCAAAATTCGAGGCGGAATGGTAACTCCCACCGTCGTGTACGGAAAACGGTGCCTGCTCATATCTGCTATGATTATTTTGTGTCGAACGCAGATGGCTTGGTTAGAGATGACCAAGGAAATGTCGAGCTTAATAGGTTTGATCAAATAGAGGAATCCATAGCCCGCCTAAACAATGTTCCTGATGATGAAATTGCCGACGTAGTCAATAATCCTAATAGGGCATTTAATAGCCGACACCTGCATTGGGATGCAGCACGTAGGGCCATCAACCAAACCTTTCCGCATATACATAGATTTTCTCCGAGCCAAAAGTCTAAGTGCCAAAGTGTCAATTTTGGCCTCTCTTATTTGAAGATCCCACTTTTTAACGGCAAAAAAGGTGGCGGGATTCGTGTTAAACGATTGTTGATGTATGATAAGGGTGTGGAGACTGGCGATGCCAGCATTTATGGCAATGAATATCGCTATGAACTGGAAGATGGTAGAACAAGTGGGGTGGCTACTAATGAGCCTATGGATTCAAGAGAAGACCATTCTTTGGTGACTATTCTTGACCGTACCAACCAACGTTGGCTCAACAGGGTAATTGCCGGACCAGACAAAGACCAAAACGAAGGCCCTCTGGGGGAAAGCCTATTGCCTGGACCTTCTATAGGGCACCGCAGGGTTGTTATTGAAAATATCCACAAAGGGAAAACTGGTACTGGAAGGCAGGTAAATGAATATCATACCTGTAAAGACCATCCTATGCTTGTGAAAAATACTTCCCTTGGCGATATGCATGACGAAGCCAAGGATGCCCGAAAGAATGATTGGTTCGTGCTCCCATTACCGTTTTTATATTATTCTGGTAAAAAAACATGGGTGGCACAAGGCTATTCTATTATAAAGAATAATATGCATGGCCAACCAAAAGCTTTTTCGACCTATGAAGTGTTGGATTATAGCAAGATTCCTGTAGACGCACAATTGGTGGCCTCTACTAGGTATGAATACTATAATTCGGGAGAAAAAATTCCTGTGGTTAGCTATGATCCTACAAACAAGTACTTGGTCAAAGAAATGAAAAGCATTGGAAGGGAGGAAGAGATTACCATGGAGATGAGGAGTACCTTGGAAGAAAATTTTGACCTGTCACTTGAAATAGACCTTGCTTTCACTTGGGTACCTACCTTCTCTATAGTTCCGAATTTAGGGTTTATGCTTACTAACACCTTAAATTGTTTTAGTTCACATGTCACCAGTAAGG is from Cytophagaceae bacterium ABcell3 and encodes:
- a CDS encoding OmpH family outer membrane protein, whose protein sequence is MKIISYASLCLAVIALALVLVQQFSKPKIGFVRSHDLLENYAGTQDAYRLLDEFQASGSKGLDSLQASLSIEVENYKRDSIHYSTQEKISKREKIRSLQYALYQKQKSAEEEYEKRDQQLSLGILNSVSDFVSEYGEANGYDIIFSTSEGGAVLYGNDMFDLTEPVLRALNKKYSDE